A region from the Aegilops tauschii subsp. strangulata cultivar AL8/78 chromosome 5, Aet v6.0, whole genome shotgun sequence genome encodes:
- the LOC141022538 gene encoding uncharacterized protein, with product MAEEPSTKRHCGETSDQSIKEEQSIKEDDVQVPGEKRDYTTKLDKVELHGKETLEVVCTSNPDTVDEMLTRLFMKAVGRYPRFVGVDVEYTRDDEPPQYAEVLQLCVDELCLVYHIAAATKCIHNDKQMLKMSGLEINPEKYIDIQKNYRVPYAGRKKQYDSLADVAASVIHPFYQNMKKKINRTEDHKLWGISPLPDYLIEYAAKDAYATYKAWKIIDNIKSGVEISEAQEADPYYHCHYAA from the exons ATGGCGGAGGAGCCGTCTACCAAGCGTCACTGTGGCGAGACGTCCGACCAGAGCATCAAGGAAGAGCAGAGCATCAAGGAAGACGACGTTCAGGTCCCCGGTGAGAAGCGCGACTACACCACCAAACTTGACAAGGTGGAACTCCACGGCAAAGAGACGCTGGAGGTCGTCTGCACCAGCAATCCAGACACTGTCGACGAAATGCTCACGAGGCTCTTCATGAAAGCCGTCGGCAGGTATCCTAGATTCGTCGGCGTTGATGTGGAGTATACCAGGGATGACGAACCTCCGCAGTACGCAGAAGTTCTGCAGTTATGCGTGGATGAACTCTGCCTGGTCTACCACATCGCTGCGGCCACAAAATG CATTCATAATGACAAACAGATGCTGAAGATGTCTGGTTTGGAGATCAATCCCGAAAAGTACATCGACATTCAGAAAAACTATAGAGTTCCATATGCCGGCAGAAAGAAGCAGTACGACTCCTTGGCTGATGTTGCAGCCAGCGTCATCCACCCATTTTACcaaaacatgaagaagaagatcaaCAGGACCGAAGACCATAAACTGTGGGGGATCAGCCCGCTGCCAGACTACCTCATCGAGTACGCAGCGAAGGATGCGTACGCCACCTACAAGGCTTGGAAGATAATAGACAACATCAAATCAGGTGTGGAAATTTCAGAAGCACAGGAGGCTGACCCCTACTACCACTGCCACTACGCGGCATGA